The following are encoded in a window of Impatiens glandulifera chromosome 5, dImpGla2.1, whole genome shotgun sequence genomic DNA:
- the LOC124937880 gene encoding putative DEAD-box ATP-dependent RNA helicase 29, which translates to MSGRDGGGAAPRWVSSKSELKRKEEKQKKAKSGGFESLGLSSNVFRGIKRKGYRVPTPIQRKTMPIILTGVDVVAMARTGSGKTAAFLIPMLERLRQHVPQAGVRALILSPTRDLALQTLKFTKELGRFIDLRISLLVGGDSMQSQFEELAQNPDIIIATPGRLMHHLSEVEDMSLRTVEYVVFDEADSLFGMGFAEQLHKILAQLSENRQTLLFSATMPSALAEFAKAGLRDPHLVRLDLENKISSDLKLCFFTLRPEEKIAALLYLVRDHLKSDEQSLIFVSTKYHVEFLDDLFKEEGIEASVCHGKMDQDARKMNTSRFRSRKTMLLIVTDVAARGIDIPLLDNVINWDFPPKPKIFVHRVGRVARAGRTGTAFSFVTAEDMPYVLDLHLFLSKPIRPAPTEEEILQDMDGAMSVVDQAIANGETVYGRFPQTIIDLISDRVREVIDSSGDLVAMQKACKNAFRLYSKTKPAPATESIKRAKALPSEGLHPLFKNVLGGEELTALAFSERLKSFRPKQTILEAEGEASKSKHHGCQWVDVMKKKRAIHENVINLFKQQRSNEEVNMLQQLESETTCTEEIEIKVSGSKRKTRSYIDEENFISSIPVNQIQEAGLSVRANEGFEPNRLEAAVLDLVADDGAGLVKQKARFHWDKRHKKYVKLNNGDRVTASGKVKTEGGSKTTATKTGIYKRWKDRSHRSISLKGNDEGNTEASTSSGGGINVLRDERGGRRRQGGAVPNAHVRSEIKDHDQVRKDRQKKADRISYMKNNTKAKRGKKKRPGKSSGGKSGGSKSKGGGKKGKSK; encoded by the exons ATGTCTGGGAGGGATGGAGGAGGTGCTGCGCCTCGTTGGGTGAGCTCGAAGTCGGAGTTGAAACGGAAGGAGGAGAAGCAGAAGAAGGCAAAGTCTGGAGGGTTTGAGTCTCTTGGCCTTAGCTCGAATGTGTTCCGAGGTATCAAGCGGAAGGGTTATCGTGTTCCCACCCCGATTCAGCGGAAGACAATGCCAATCATCCTCACTGGTGTCGACGTTGTTGCCATGGCTCGTACTGGTTCTGGAAAGACGGCTGCTTTTCTTATTCCCATGCTTGAGAGGCTCAGGCAGCATGTTCCCCAGGCTGGAGTCAGGGCTCTTATTCTCTCTCCCACCAGGGATTTAGCTCTCCAAACTTTGAAATTCACTAAGGAACTGGGTCGCTTTATAG ATCTACGAATCAGTTTACTGGTAGGTGGTGACAGCATGCAAAGTCAATTCGAAGAATTGGCTCAGAATCCAGACATTATTATTGCAACGCCTGGTAGGCTTATGCACCACTTGTCTGAAGTTGAAGACATGTCACTGCGCACTGTAGAGTATGTAGTATTCGACGAGGCCGATTCTCTTTTTGGCATGGGCTTTGCTGAACAACTGCATAAAATCCTCGCTCAACTGAGTGAGAATCGTCAGACCTTACTTTTTAGTGCAACAATGCCAAGTGCACTTGCTGAGTTTGCCAAGGCTGGTCTGCGTGATCCTCATCTTGTTCGACTTGATTTGGAGAACAAGATTAGCTCCGACTTAAAGCTTTGTTTCTTCACTTTAAGACCTGAGGAAAAAATTGCTGCCCTATTGTACTTGGTTAGAGATCATCTCAAATCTGATGAGCAGTCACTCATCTTTGTTTCTACTAAGTATCATGTGGAGTTTCTCGATGACCTCTTCAAGGAAGAAGGCATAGAAGCTTCTGTTTGTCATGGTAAAATGGACCAAGATGCTCGGAAAATGAATACATCTAGATTTAGGTCAAGGAAGACTATGCTTCTGATAGTAACAGATGTAGCTGCTCGAGGAATTGATATACCACTCCTTGATAATGTTATCAACTGGGATTTTCCCCCAAAACCGAAAATTTTTGTGCATAGAGTAGGTCGAGTTGCTCGTGCTGGTAGGACTGGAACTGCATTTTCATTTGTTACAGCAGAGGACATGCCATATGTTTTAGATCTTCATCTATTTCTCTCGAAACCGATCAGGCCAGCACCTACTGAGGAAGAGATCTTGCAGGATATGGATGGAGCCATGTCTGTAGTTGATCAAGCCATAGCTAATGGAGAAACTGTCTATGGGCGCTTCCCTCAAACTATCATAGATTTAATATCTGACAGGGTTCGGGAAGTTATTGATTCATCAGGAGATCTAGTTGCAATGCAGAAAGCGTGCAAGAATGCTTTCCGATTGTATTCTAAGACAAAACCAGCTCCTGCGACTGAGTCCATTAAAAGAGCTAAGGCTTTACCTAGTGAAGGATTGCATCCATTATTCAAAAACGTTCTAGGTGGAGAAGAGCTAACTGCATTAGCCTTTTCGGAACGGCTAAAATCTTTCAG ACCTAAGCAGACCATTCTTGAAGCTGAAGGTGAAGCTTCTAAATCAAAGCATCAT GGTTGTCAATGGGTTGAtgtaatgaagaaaaaaagagCTATTCATGAGAATgtcattaatttgtttaaacaaCAGCGATCTAATGAAGAGGTAAATA TGTTGCAGCAATTGGAATCTGAAACAACTTGTACAGAGGAAATTGAAATAAAAG TTTCAGGCTCTAAAAGAAAGACACGAAGCTACATCGATGAGGAAAACTTTATTAGTTCAATACCGGTGAATCAG ATTCAGGAGGCAGGACTCTCAGTAAGAGCTAATGAAGGTTTTGAACCAAAcag gtTGGAAGCAGCTGTTTTGGATCTTGTGGCTGATGACGGTGCAGGTTTAGTGAAGCAAAAAGCAAGATTCCACTGGGACAAA AGACACAAGAAATACGTCAAGTTAAATAATGGAGACCGTGTGACTGCAAGTGGGAAG GTAAAGACAGAAGGTGGATCTAAAACTACAGCTACTAAAACGGGTATATACAAGAGATGGAAAGATCGATCGCATAGATCAATATCTCTTAAAGGAAATGATGAGGGAAATACTGAAGCATCTACAAGTTCTGGCG GTGGTATTAATGTTCTACGAGACGAAAGAGGAGGAAGGAGGAGGCAGGGTGGTGCAGTGCCTAATGCACATGTTCGGTCGGAGATCAAAGATCACGATCAAGTACGGAAAGATAGGCAGAAGAAGGCTGATAGGATTTCATACATGAAAAACAACACAAAAGCTAAAAGGGGCAAAAAGAAGAGGCCTGGTAAGAGTAGTGGTGGTAAGAGTGGTGGTAGTAAGAGCAAAGGTGGTGGGAAAAAAGGAAAGAGCAAGTAG
- the LOC124938044 gene encoding transcription factor bHLH62-like, whose protein sequence is MKFLQDLVPGCNKVTGKAVMLDEIINYVQSLQRQVEFLSMKLSTLNPRMELNLETILSKDIFQSRTSMAQNLYPFESAYGTTMNTFSVESLNNGSIHQNTSLQVPPVENHVDIASSQAATFWDDELHSVVKMSFGENLFQNSQY, encoded by the exons ATGAAATTCCTGCAAGATCTTGTTCCTGGTTGCAACAAG GTGACTGGAAAAGCTGTAATGCTAGATGAAATAATAAACTATGTGCAGTCATTGCAGAGACAAGTTGAG TTTCTTTCGATGAAGTTGTCTACTCTTAATCCAAGGATGGAATTGAACTTGGAAACTATCCTCTCAAAGGAT ATCTTCCAATCTCGCACTTCAATGGCACAAAATCTTTACCCTTTCGAATCGGCTTATGGAACAACAATGAACACATTCTCAGTTGAATCTTTGAACAATGGTTCAATTCACCAAAATACAAGCTTGCAGGTTCCTCCTGTTGAAAATCATGTAGACATtgcttcttctcag GCTGCAACATTTTGGGATGATGAACTCCATAGTGTTGTGAAAATGAGTTTTGGCGAAAATCTGTTTCAGAATTCTCAAT ATTAA
- the LOC124938043 gene encoding transcription factor bHLH78-like — protein MSEQGNMPNTWNSANYGFEIKSNELNCSSPQIPSYFFNPTWDNSMDHNDPFESALSSMVSSPTIGIPTCGNVDGDGKTIVLSELIGKLGGISNNIGDISSHSSCYSTPLNSPPKLGSLSMVDNQIRGNFPIPSSHQISVPFSPDLGFAERAARFSSFGSNFNGNRPFGLTPKLEPISQSGKIGGSQFGGKERSSSQDKKSVPEIAEFVDSREGSSVSYQISGGESANARKRKSAPKGKSKDNNHNPSPSSAPSKDAKV, from the coding sequence ATGTCTGAACAGGGCAACATGCCAAACACTTGGAATTCAGCAAATTATGGGTTTGAAATCAAATCCAATGAGCTTAATTGTAGCTCACCACAAATACCCAGTTATTTTTTCAACCCTACTTGGGATAATTCAATGGATCACAACGATCCTTTTGAATCTGCTCTCAGTTCGATGGTTTCTTCTCCGACCATCGGAATACCCACCTGTGGAAACGTCGACGGCGACGGAAAGACTATTGTTTTGAGTGAACTGATCGGTAAATTGGGTGGTATTAGTAACAACATTGGTGATAtttcttctcattcttcttgtTACAGTACTCCGTTGAATTCACCTCCGAAGCTCGGTAGTTTGTCAATGGTGGATAATCAGATCAGAGGGAATTTCCCAATTCCTAGCAGCCATCAAATTTCTGTTCCATTTTCTCCTGACCTAGGTTTTGCAGAGAGAGCTGCTAGGTTTTCAAGCTTCGGCAGCAATTTTAATGGGAATCGGCCATTTGGGTTGACACCGAAATTGGAACCCATTAGTCAATCTGGCAAGATTGGTGGATCTCAATTTGGAGGAAAAGAGAGATCATCATCTCAGGATAAGAAATCAGTTCCAGAAATTGCAGAATTTGTTGATTCCAGGGAAGGATCTTCTGTTTCTTATCAGATCTCTGGTGGTGAAAGTGCCAATGCCAGAAAAAGGAAATCAGCTCCCAAAGGAAAATCAAAGGATAACAACCATAACCCATCACCATCATCTGCTCCTTCAAAAGATGCCAAGGTATAA